Within Alcaligenes sp. SDU_A2, the genomic segment GGCAGTGCTCGACCGGCAGGTGCCCAAGATGCGAGAGACAGTAGTCGCGTACTTTGTCGGCCTGGTCGAGCAATGGCAGGCCGGCCAGGGTTTCCAGCGCGCAGCGGCGCTGCAGTTCGCGGATGACCAGCAGTTCGGCGCATTTGGCCGGGCCTATGCCGCCGAACTGGCGCAATGCGTTGGCCTCGGCCGATAATAATCCCTTGAGTCCGTTAAAATGCTCCAGTAATGCCTGTCCGAGCTGTACGGCATTGCGTCCGCGCGTGCCGGTGCGCAATACGATGCCCAACAGTTCCGGTGTGGTCAGGCAGGCTGGGCCGTGTGTCAGCATGCGCTCGCGCGGCCCTTGTCGGCGTAATGTGGGTATGGCCATAAGAAACGCTAAAATGCGGTAATTGAATGATTCTCCATGGTGATCGAACGTGAGTAACACTGCTAGTTCCGAGGCTGCAATTGTCCGTCCGGATTCCTACCTGACGCTGCATTACCGTATCGAGCTGGCCAGCGGCCCGGCGGCCGGTTCTGTGTTTGCCGATACCTATACCGGCCGGCCCGCCACCTTGCAGATGGGCAATGGGCAATGGGCACCGGGCATGGAGGCGCGTCTGCTGGAGCGGCGCGAAGGCGAGCGCTTTCAAATCGATATTCCCGCCAACGATGCCTATGGCGAGCGTAATCCGGATCTGTTGCAGCGTGTCACGCGCAGCATGCTGGCGACGCACGCGGCCGAAGGTGTGCAGTTCGAGCCGGGCGATATGGTTGAATTTGCCGCGCCCGATGGCAGCCGCTATTCGGGCGTGCTTAAGGAAATCGACGAACAGACCGCCTTGTTCGACTTTAACCATCCGCTGGCCGGCGTTGCGCTGCGCCTGGATGCTCATATTCTTGGGATTTTGTGATGAGCCAATTGACTGCCAGCCAGGACGCCGAAGTCGTCCTGGCCCAGCCCCGGGGTTTCTGTGCCGGGGTGGATCGCGCCATCGATATTGTTGAGCGCGCTCTGGAACTGCATGGCGCGCCAATTTATGTGCGTCATGAAATCGTTCATAACCGCTATGTGGTGGACGACCTGCGCAACAAAGGGGCGATTTTCATCAAGGAACTGGACGAGGCTCCTGCCGGGGCCATCGTCATTTTCTCGGCGCATGGTGTTTCGCGCCAGGTGCGCGACGATGCGCAGGCGCGCGGCCTGAAGGTGTTTGACGCGACCTGCCCGCTGGTGACCAAAGTACACATTGAAGTCTCGCGCATGCGTGCCGAAGGCCGTGAGATCATCATGATCGGGCATGTGGGCCATCCCGAGGTCGAGGGCACGCTGGGCCAGGCCGACGGCGGCATGTACCTGGTCGAGACGCCCGAGGATGTGGCGCGGCTGCAGGTGGCCGATCCCGACAAGCTGGCTTTCGTCACCCAGACGACCTTGTCGGTGGACGATGCGATGGTGGTGGCCGATGCCTTGCGGGCGCGTTATCCCAATATTGTCGAGCCCAAGAAAAGCGATATCTGCTATGCCACGCAGAACCGGCAGGATGCAGTCAAGATCATGGCTCCCCAGTGCGATCTGGTGTTGGTGGTTGGCAGCACCAACAGTTCCAATTCGAACCGTTTGCGTGAAGTGGCTGAGCGCAAGGGGGCCGAGGCCTATTTGCTGGACAAACCCGAAATGATCGATCCGGCCTGGCTGGTGGGCAAAAAGCGCGTCGGCGTGACTGCCGGCGCATCGGCCCCGGAAGTGTTGGTCAATCAGGTAATCGAGCGATTGCGTGAATTGGGCGTGGGGCGGGTGCGTGCCCTGGACGGGGTGGAAGAAACGATTGCTTTCCCCTTGCCCCGTGAACTGTCGCGCAAAATCGAGAAGCTGAATAAATAAAACCGGTGCCATCTGGAGCGCAGGACAGGAGACAGCATGATTCTTTATAGCTACTTTCGCAGCTCGGCGGCTTACCGGGTGCGCATAGGCCTGAACCTGAAAGGGCTGGCCTATCATATCGAGCCGGTGCATCTGCTGCAGGACGGCGGGCAACAGCATCAGCCGGGGTATGCGCAATTGAACCCGGCCGAACTGGTGCCGACATTGGTCGATCAGGGCCAGACCATCACACAGTCCCTGGCGATTCTGGAATACCTGGAAGAGCGCTATCCGCAGGCCCCTTTGCTGCCCGCCGATCCAGTGCAGCGTGCCTGGGCCAGATCGATGGCGCTGGCGGTGGCCTGCGATATTCATCCGCTGAATAATTTGCGGGTTTTGCAATATCTGAAGCACGAATTGCACGTGCCGGACCCGGAACGCGATGCCTGGTATCGGCATTGGGTGGCAGCCGGTTTCCACGGTCTGGAGGCGCTGGTGCAGCGGCATCGCGATGGTCGCCATTTTATTTTCGGCGACCAGCCCGGCATGGCCGAGGCTTGCCTGATTCCGCAATTGTTCAATGCGCGTCGTCTTGAGTGCGATCTGGCACCTTATCCTACCTTGCTGGCGATCGAGGAAAAGTGCTTGGAATTGTCGGCTTTTCAGGAAGCGGCACCCGAGCGCCAGATTGATGCCGCCTAGATGGCGTTAATGCGATACAGAAGGTTCCCGGCCCTTCACAGCCCGCCCGCATGGCGGGTTTTTCATGTTCGGGGAAATAACAGATAGGCAGGAGGCGAAAACAATGAAAATAGGTTTTTGTGGCTTGGGATTGATGGGTCAGCCTATGGTGCGCCGATTGTTGCAGGCCGGGCATCAGGTGCGGGTCTGGAATCGGTCTGCCGATAAGGCCCGGGAGTTGGTGCAAGCAGGCGCACTGTGGTGCGATAGCCCAGCGGCAATGGCCGGCGAGTGCGAAATCGTGATGCTGTGTGTGTTCGATGCCCAGGCGGTACACGATGTGGTCTTGGGCGAACAGGGATTGGCTCAGGCTCGGGGCACGCTGCGCATCGTGGTGGATCATTCTTCGATTGCGCCGCGGGCCACGCGCGAGATGGCCGCTTCCTTGCAGGAGCATTGTGGTGCGCAGTGGCTGGATGCGCCGGTGTCCGGCGGTGTAGGCGGTGCAGAACAGGGGACCTTGGCCATTATGGTCGGCGGCTGTGCGCAGGCATTGGAGCAGGTGCGTCCTGTCTTGTCGGTCTATTCACAGCGGGTTACGTTGATGGGGCCGGTCGGAGCCGGACAAGTAACAAAATTATGCAATCAGACCATTGTGGCGACGACCTTGACGGCCATTGCCGAAGCGTTAAGCCTGGCCCGGGACAATGATGTGGATGCCGCTTTGCTCAGTCAGGCCTTGGGAGGGGGCTGGGCGGATTCGGTACTGTTGCAACTATTTGTGCCGCGCATGACACAAGGCACGGAACAGGTAAAAGCCACTATTGACACCATGTTGAAGGATCTGGACACCGTTGCGGACCTGGCGCGCAGCAGTTACACGACGATGCCCGTCGCACATGCCGCGCAGCAGACATATCGGGCGGGACACAGGCTGGGAATTGGCGCTCGGGACGTGGCGGAAATCGTAAAAGTGCTCGGTTACAATTTCAATAAATAAACCACGGTGCTTAAACTTAGTTTCGGTATCATGACGGCAATCTGAAAATCCAGGTTTTCTGGTTTGACAAAAAGGGAAGTAAATGAAGAAAAGTACAGGGGTTGTCGCTCTGGTCGTAGCATTGGCCGCCGTCTACGGTGGGTCGACCTGGTATATGGGCCAGAAGACCGAAGAGCTGGTGCGCGAAAAAGTCGCCGAGTTCAATACGGTGGCGGCCGAAAAGCTCAAGCAGTCCGGCATCGACGGCAAGGTCACGATGGCCGTGGTGGAATACAAGCGCGGCGCATTTTCGTCCGACGCCCGTTATGTCATCAGCATTGCCGGCCAACAAGACCAGGAAAAGCCACTGGAACTGACCTTCGATGACAAGATCAGCCACGGTCCGTTGCCCCTGGCTGCATTGCAGCAGGGCAGTTTTGCACCGGTTGCCGCCATGTCGCACAGCACCCTGGTCAAGACCAAAGATACCGAAGGCTGGTTCAAGCTGACCGGCGACAAGACCCCGCTGTGGGCCGATACCTTGGTGGGTTTTGACGGTGCCGTGGATTCCACCACGCACTTTGAAGCCATCAAGAACCAAGGCGATACCGTCAAAGTGGAATTCAGCGGCGGTCAACTGCGCGCCAAGGCAGGCGGCAAGAGCGACGATATTCTGGTGTCGGGTAACTTCCCCAGCTTGTTGGTCGATGATATTGGCGAAGACCCCCTGAAGCTGCAGGCTGCCAATTTTGTGCTCGATTTCAAGCAGATCGGCGATATCAATGTCGATGGCACGCAGACATCCAAGCTGAGCGTGGACAATGTTCAGTTCCAGACGCCCGAGAGCGAAGGCTTTAGCTTCAAGCAGATCGTGGCCGATACCGATAGCGTTTCCAAGGCGTCCCTGAACGACACCAAAGTGCGCTATGTGTTCGCCGACATGATGTTCGAGAACAAGCTGAACCTGGGTTCGGCCGAACTGGTCATGAATCTGAACAGCCTGTACGTGCCTGCGCTCTCGGCGCTCAGCACGCTGGTGTCGGACCCGGCCTTTGAAGAGAAGGTGGATAACGACGATCCTCAACTGACGCAGCAATTGCTCGATCAGGTCTTGGTGGCACTGGAGCACAAGCCGGTTCTGGGTATTGATCCGCTGCGTTGGTACAACGCTCAGGGCGAGACCAAGGCCACACTGAACGTGAACTTGCAAAAACCGACGGCCAGCGCTGCAGAATTGCAGCAAAATCCGGAAATGTGGCTGCAGGCGATTCCTTCGGCTCAACTGACGCTGTCGGTGTCCAAGCCCATGCTGCGTGATGTGGCTGCCCAGTTGGACAAGGCTGAGGGCACGGCTCCCCAGGAAGGCGCTGCCGCCATGCTGGACATGATGCTGGAAGCGGCCGTTCAGCCTTATGTTGAATCCAAGCTGCTCAAGCAGGACGAAAAGACGGTGTCCACCGAAATTAAATACCTGGGTGCCGATCAGGTGTTTGATATCAATGGTCAGCGTTTCACCACCAAAGATCTGATGGGTCTGGTGTTGATGAGCATGATGTAATTCGCTCTGGCCTTGCCGAAAAAGCCCACTTATCATAGGTGGGCTTTTTTTATGTTCTTCGAGAAATTTCGGGGATTCCTTTGTATTGGGCAGGCCCTTTGGGCCAAGCAGAGAGAACCACGGATTCTCGCCAGGCCGGCCATAGCAGGCTGGCTTGGCTGGGTCCTTCGCCCGCGCTGAGCGCGGGTTCCCTGGTCAGGATACTGGAGCGGGCGGGGCGTGAACTCGCAGGGTGATTCGTCCACTGGACGAATCACGAGCGTCCTGCTCGAACAGCACGCCCCTTGCCTCCCGCCCCAGTATCCCGCCTGCGGCGAAGGCCCTGACTCGCCCGCCGGCCTGCTATGGCCGGCCTGACGAGAACGGCACCGCTGTGCTTGGCCCAAACGGCGGGACGTTTGCGTACGCCCTACAAGATAGCAGCCATACGCTGAATGTCTTGTTGGATATGGCTATAGCCGGGGCTATGCCGTCGGTGTTTTGCGCCTTGAATGGCATCTTCAAAAAGCCAGTGCGTCATCGACTGGGTAAACAGGGTCCCGAAATTCTTTGAAGAACCTTTTTATGATGTGCTGGCGGTGCCGTTCGTGTCACCAGCGTCTGTTTTGCGGGTTTTTTAGCTAAGGTAGGAAAGCATGGCGAGTTTGTCGGATCAGTTGTCCAGGCTGGTGTACAGCACCGAGCAGGGCCGGATGTGCCCGGACTGCGGTCAGTCTCAGCCCCGGTGCGTCTGCGAGCAACAACGCAAATTGGCGCAGTTGTCGCAAGCGCAGGGGCCGGTGCGCCTGATGCTGGAGACCAAAGGGCGCAAGGGCAAGGGCGTGACGGTGGTGCAGGGCCTGATCATGGACGAATCGAGCCTGAAGGCCTTGCTCAAGGAGCTGAAAAACGCCTGCGGGGCCGGCGGCACATGGAAGGACGGCGTCTTGGAGATCCAGGGGGAGCACCGCGATCTGGTGCAGGCCCGCCTGGAACAACGGGGCTTGAGCGTCAAGCGGGCCGGCCGACCATAATTCGGGTACTAAAAGCTGTAGCCTAGCCCTACGCCGCCGAACACGCTGCTGTCTTTCTCGACCAGTGGGCTGTCTTTAGCCTCCCGACCCAGGGTAGTGACGCCCAGCACGCCTTGCAAAGACCAACTGTCGCCCAGTTTGTGGGTGAATTGCCCGTACAGCGAATAAGAACGAAAACCGGCATCGGGCCGGTAGGCGCGCAATTGACCGTTGCTGGCGGCCGCTTCGTGGGGGCGCACGCCAAAATAAGTGCGCATGGCTTTGTCATTGGACCATTTGAACTCACCGCCCAGGGACACGCTGCTGCGCTGATTGTTCCAGACCCGGTAGCTCAGATCGAGCACGGCATTGCCGCCATAGCCGTTTTTAAGAGCTTGGTAATAACCGGCCTCCAGGTGTGCGCGGCCCAACTGCAAGGCGGTGAACACCCCCACGTTGCCGTGACGGTCGATATCGTCGGTGCCATGCAGACGGTCGGCATCATCCGCTTTGCGCGAGCGCGATAGCGAGGCATACGTGCCGATCGTCCAGTTTTCGCTCAGGTTCATTTGCAGACCCAGGGCGGGCTGGCCCGCTTTGGGCGCAATAAAAAAATGACCGTTGCGATGTGATAGAAATGGGTAAGGGCGTGCGCCGTAGCTGTCCGCACCTTCGTACTTGGGCATAAAGCCCAGGCCTGCCCCGACCGTGGTTTGCTGGGCGATAGCCTGACCTGTTCCTGCAGCAAGCAGAGTGATCAGCAGACAGGGGCGTGCAAGAGAGCGGACATGCATGGGACGATCCTTGTAAAACAGAAAAAATACGCCCGCATGGGTAGCGGGCGTGCTTATCCTAACAAGGTTTGCCGGTCCAAGAAACAAATAATGACCGAACGGTACGGTATGTTGTTTGCAACCTACATGTCTATCAGGCGCGTATGTAGAGCCATCCCGCCTGCTGCAAGAGCACCAGTGTGGTGACTGCGCCTTGGTCCAGGACGTGCAGGCGGGCTGGGGCCTGGAGGCCTTGATTGCGCAGCGTATTGGGACACAGATAGGTGTAGGCGTCGCTGTCGTGAGCCTGGTCGTTCAGGCAGGCCGCGACGGCCTGCGCGTTGGCGATGATGCGCACTTGAGCATCAGGCATATCGCTGAGCAGATTGCGGGCGTTGCTGCGCGCGCGTTGCAAGGCATCGGGCGTAGGGGCGTGAAGCAGGACCTGGGCCGTCATGGCTGGGCTCCATAGAAAAGGTTAGCGCGGCCCGAAGGCGCGTTGGGCGACGTCGGGAGAAGCGCCGGTCTGCATCTGGATGCGGCCTTGTTCGTCTTGCCAGACCAGAGCCGGCGTGGCGCGCAAGTCCCAGCCGACCATCAGATCTTCGTTGGCTGTCAGTTGGGCGTCGATGTCCGGCGGAATCGCAGACAGACCTTTGATGCCGCCGCTACGGTCTTTAAGCATGGCCACCGAGTGGTCGTGCAATGCCGCCGTAGGGTCCTGGGCGGCCAGGATGGCGGCCGATTTGGGGCCGCTAGTCGGGGTCAGAATACCCACGGGGATATGACGCAGTTGCACCTTGCCTGCATCCACCCAGGGACGGGCCATTTGCCAGAGCTGCATGCAATAGGGGCAATTGGGATCGGTGAATATATACACGACCCGAGGGGCATCATCCTTGCCGTCGGCAATCCAGCGTGATTTTTCCAGTTTATCCAGCATGTCCTTGGCAATGGCAGGTTGTACCAAGGTGTCCAGGCCGGCAGGGCGGACTTCTTCGCCTTTGGCGTCGATCAGGGTACCGACCAACATATGCTGGCCGTCGGGCAGCGCATAGATGGCCAGAGGGTGGTTGCCATTGTAGGCTCCCCAGGCTTTCAGGCCGCCGGGGGCGTCGAACTGCCCGACGATGGACAAGCCTTGTTCTTGCAAGGATTGCAAGGCGGGGGGCAGATCGGCGGCCTGGGCAAGCGCGCTGGAGCACAGCAGGCCGGCCAGTGTTGCGCGAAACAGAAACGAAGAAGGCATGGTCATGGGAATACCTGAAAAACGGATCAACATAGTCTTTATATATCTAATGAAAATATATAAATAATAAAATTACATAAAGAAGTGGGACTATGTTTGTTGCCTGGAGTTCCCGGATGAATCTGTTACGGGTCAGGCAGTGACATTCACCAGGTCCGCCAATTGAAGCAGATGGTAGGTTTCGTGGACCGGCAGGCCCATGATGCCAGTGTAGCTGCCGCTAATATGGCGCACGAACAAACCTCCCAGGCCTTGAATTCCGTAAGCGCCGGCCTTGCCCATCGGCTCGCCGCTGGCGCAGTAGCTGTCAATCTCGCGTTCGCTCAATGTTTTGAAGCTGACTTCGCTGATGCTGATGCTTTCGTATTCGTTACCATGGGCACCCAGACTGAGCGCGGTCATGACCCGGTGCGTTTTGCCTGAGAGGGCGCGCAAAATGCGGCGGGCATCGTCCTGATCAGCGGGTTTGCCGAAAATGTCTTCGCCCAGGCAGACGGTGGTGTCGGCTGCCAGGATGGCACGCTGCGGGTCCAGATCCGCGTGCGCGGCGCGCCACTCCAGGGCACGCAGCAATTTGTCGCGTGCCGTGCGGCGCACGTAATCCAGAACACGTTCGTCGGCCAGGCGCGGCTCGTCCTCGCCGGGTGGACTGGGCACATCCAAGATGTCGTGGGGTACGCCCATGCTGTTCAGAATATCGTGGCGGCGTGGACTGGCGGAAGCGAGGTAGATGGGCAGAAATTGCATGATGCGCAAGTGGGGGGAGGCGCTGTTCAGGCGCGGTGATAAGGATGGCCGGTCATGACCGACCAGGCACGGTACAACTGCTCGGCCAGCAGGATGCGCACTAAAGGGTGGGGCAGAGTCAGGGAGGACAGGCGCAGCATGCTGTGACAGCTTTGCTTCAGGGCTGCATCCAGACCGTCCGGGCCACCCACCAGAATGGCGATATCGCATCCTTGGCCGCGCCAGCGCTCAAGTTCCTGGGCCAGCTTGACGGTGGTCAGATCTTTGCCGCGCTCGTCCAGGGCAATGCGCAGAGCCTGCGCCGGGATGGCGGCTTCGATGCGCTTGGCTTCGGCCTGCATCATCTGAGCGGCGGTTTTGCCGCCGCTGCGCGGCTCGGCCTTGATTTCGCGCAGTTCCAGGGCGCAGTCGGCCGGCATGCGGCGCGCGTATTCCTGCCAGCCCTGCTCGACCCAGTCGGGCATGCGCTGACCAACGGCGATGACAATCAGTTTCATGAAAGCGTTCGTAAAAACAAAAAAGGCCGCCTTTAAAGGGCGGCCCGGACGCCGCCGGCTGGGGCGGAAAAGAGCTTATTGCTCGTCGTCGTCGGCGCTGGCGTAAAAACCCGGCTGCGGGATTTGACGCGATTGCGGCAGCAGATCGACGTCTACGGGACGTTCGCCCCAGAGCTCTTCCAGGTTGTAATACTGACGGATGGTCGGCTGCATGCAATGCACGACGATATCGCCCAGATCGATCAGGACCCATTCGCCCGTATCGTCGCCTTCGTGGGCCAGGATGGGCACTTTGTGCTCTCGGGCCTTGTCGATGACGCTGTTGGCCAGTGCGCGGGTCTGGCGGTTGGATGTGCCGCTGGCAATGACCACGCGGTCGAACAGACCGGTCATGTGGGTCGTGCTGAAGACTTTGATGTCTTGCGCCTTGACGTCTTCGAGGGCATCGATGACGATGCGTTGGAGTTTTTCTATATTCATAAAAAGAACTATACAGGGCAGGCCTGTCAGTGGGAAAGATAGAGTCTGTTTTTGCGGATGTAGTCGGCTACCTGAGGGGGAAGCAGGCCATCGATGTTGTCGCCACGCTGCACACGTTCGCGTATATCCGTGGCGGAAATATCCTGGGGAGGAAAATTGATCAGGTGCAGGTCGCGACCGTGCTGCTTGAGCAGAGCGGCCAGCGGCTCGGGGGTTTGCAATTGCGCGCCGGGGCGTTGGGCGACGGCCAGTTCTACCTGCGCGACAATATCCTGCCAGCAATGCCAGCTGCAGAAGTTGAGCAACTGGTCGCTGCCCAGTATCCAGTAATAGCGGGCACCTGCGGGTAGGGCGCGCAGGGTTTCGATGGTGTAGGTCGGCCCGCCGCGGCGTATTTCTTCCGGATTGACGCTGAGCGCCGGATAGGGGCGCACGGCCAGGGATGTCATGGCCAGCCTGTCCTGGGCGCTGGCACCCAGGGCGGGCCGTTGCCAGGGCTGAGCGGCCGGGATCAACTGGACTTCGTCCAACTGTAATTGTTCGCGTGCCGCCAGCGCCAGTTCCAGATGCGCTTTATGTATAGGGTCAAAGCTGCCGCCCAGCAGCCCGATACGGGCTAGATCCATTCGCGGGGAACCAGGTACTGCGCCAAAGCGGCTTCCGGCGTATGGGGTTCGGGCGACCAGTTGTAGCGCCACTGGGCCTGGGGCGGCATGGACAGCAAGATGGATTCGGTGCGCCCGCCCGATTGCAGGCCGAACAGGGTGCCGCGGTCAAATACCAGATTGAACTCTACATAGCGGCCACGTCGGATGGCCTGGAATTGTCGTTGCGCCTCGGTGTAGGGCCGGTCCATGCGCGCCCGGACGATGGGTGCGTAGGCCTGCGTGAAGCAGTCGCCTACCGAGCGTGTCAGGGCAAAGCTGGCCTCGAAGCCCGGTTCGTTCAGGTCGTCAAAGAAGATGCCGCCGATGCCGCGTGTCTCGTTACGATGCTTCAGGTAGAAGTATTCGTCGCACCAGCGCTTGTAGCGCGGATAGTAGTCCGAGCCGTGCGGGGCCAGGGCATCGTGGCAGACCTGGTGGAAATGCCGTGCGTCGTCCTCGACCAGATAGTAGGGGGTCAGATCCAGGCCGCCACCGAACCAGAACACGTCTTTCTGACCATGCTCTTGTGCTTGCGCGACGAACATGCGCACGTTCATGTGCGTGGTCGGCACGAAGGGGTTGCGAGGGTGGATGACCAGCGACACGCCCATGGCCTCCCAGGGCCGGCCTGCCAGCTCGGGGCGGTGGGCGCTGGCCGATGGGGGCAGGGTATGGCCTTTGACGTGGCTGAACAGCACGGCCGCGCGCTCGAACACGGGGCCGTTTTCCAGAAAGCGCGACAAACCGCCGCCGCCTTCCTGGCGCTGCCACTGGTCTGCCTCGAAACGCGAGCCGTCCAGCTCTTGCAGCGTGTCCACGATGTGGTTTTGTAGCTGACGAAAGTAGGCCTGGACGGAATCAACGGGTAAAGACATGGAAAGACCTTGCTGCAAGTATCAGGATTCGCCGGCGGGCAGGGCGCGCCAACCGATGTCGGTGCGGAACTGCTTGCCATCGAAGTGCGTTTGGGAAATGGCCTGGTAGGCCGCTTCTTGGGCGCGGCGGATCGAATCGGCCAATGCGGTGACGCACAGCACCCGTCCGCCCGTGGTGACGATAGTGTCGCCGTCCAGGCGCGTGCCGGCGTGGAAGGTGACGCAGGTGTCGGTATCCGGCGCGAACTGGACGATGGGATCGCCTGTGCGCGGCGTGTCGGGATAGTGGGCTGCCGCCAGCACCACGCCGATGGCGGTGCGCCGGTCCCAATCAATGGTGGCCTCGTCCAGTTTACCGGCCAGGGCCAGCTCGAATGTTTCGGTCAGGTCGCTTTTGATGCGCATCATGATGGGCTGGGTTTCCGGGTCGCCCATGCGGCAGTTGTATTCCAACACCTTGATGGGGCGGGTGGCGTCCGGTCCTTCGCCTATCATGACGCCTGCATACAGGAAACCGCTGTAGGGCAACCCTTCTTTGGCCATGCCTTGCATGGTCGGCAGGATGACTTCGCGCATGATGCGGTTGTGCAGCGTGGGGCTGACGATAGGCGCGGGTGAATAAGCCCCCATGCCGCCAGTGTTGGGGCCCTGGTCGCCATCTTTCAGGCGCTTGTGATCCTGGCTGGTGGCCATGGGCAGCACGTTCTTGCCGTCGCACATGACGATGAAGCTGGCTTCCTCGCCGGTCAGGCATTCTTCCACGACCACGCGCGCGCCGGCCGCGCCGAAGCGCCCGTCCCCCAGAATGCTGTCGATGGCATCAAGCGCTTCTTCCAGCGTGGTGGCTACGATCACGCCCTTGCCGGCTGCCAGACCGTCGGCCTTGACCACGATGGGCGCGCCTTGCTGGCGTATGTAGTCCTTGGCGGCATCCGGATCGGTAAAGGTCTGGTAGGCCGCCGTGGGGATTTTGTGGCGGACCATGAAGGCCTTGGCGTAATCCTTGGAGCTTTCCAGTTG encodes:
- the hemF gene encoding oxygen-dependent coproporphyrinogen oxidase — protein: MSLPVDSVQAYFRQLQNHIVDTLQELDGSRFEADQWQRQEGGGGLSRFLENGPVFERAAVLFSHVKGHTLPPSASAHRPELAGRPWEAMGVSLVIHPRNPFVPTTHMNVRMFVAQAQEHGQKDVFWFGGGLDLTPYYLVEDDARHFHQVCHDALAPHGSDYYPRYKRWCDEYFYLKHRNETRGIGGIFFDDLNEPGFEASFALTRSVGDCFTQAYAPIVRARMDRPYTEAQRQFQAIRRGRYVEFNLVFDRGTLFGLQSGGRTESILLSMPPQAQWRYNWSPEPHTPEAALAQYLVPREWI
- the purD gene encoding phosphoribosylamine--glycine ligase, translating into MKLLVVGNGGREHALAWRLAQSPRVQLVYVAPGNGGTARAERIKNLDITDIQELIAFVQQEKIAFTVVGPEAPLAAGIVDAFRAAGLKIFGPTQAAAQLESSKDYAKAFMVRHKIPTAAYQTFTDPDAAKDYIRQQGAPIVVKADGLAAGKGVIVATTLEEALDAIDSILGDGRFGAAGARVVVEECLTGEEASFIVMCDGKNVLPMATSQDHKRLKDGDQGPNTGGMGAYSPAPIVSPTLHNRIMREVILPTMQGMAKEGLPYSGFLYAGVMIGEGPDATRPIKVLEYNCRMGDPETQPIMMRIKSDLTETFELALAGKLDEATIDWDRRTAIGVVLAAAHYPDTPRTGDPIVQFAPDTDTCVTFHAGTRLDGDTIVTTGGRVLCVTALADSIRRAQEAAYQAISQTHFDGKQFRTDIGWRALPAGES
- the nadD gene encoding nicotinate (nicotinamide) nucleotide adenylyltransferase, with the protein product MDLARIGLLGGSFDPIHKAHLELALAAREQLQLDEVQLIPAAQPWQRPALGASAQDRLAMTSLAVRPYPALSVNPEEIRRGGPTYTIETLRALPAGARYYWILGSDQLLNFCSWHCWQDIVAQVELAVAQRPGAQLQTPEPLAALLKQHGRDLHLINFPPQDISATDIRERVQRGDNIDGLLPPQVADYIRKNRLYLSH
- the rsfS gene encoding ribosome silencing factor, with the translated sequence MNIEKLQRIVIDALEDVKAQDIKVFSTTHMTGLFDRVVIASGTSNRQTRALANSVIDKAREHKVPILAHEGDDTGEWVLIDLGDIVVHCMQPTIRQYYNLEELWGERPVDVDLLPQSRQIPQPGFYASADDDEQ